GGCAACCGCTCGCTTAGTCTGGAACAACTAAAACGCATCAGCCCCATGCAGCGGGTTTTGGTTGCGGCGCGCTCTCATCAGGCTCTTCACAGCGGTGTCTTTATCGATTCGATCAATCACCAATGGTCCGGAAAAGACATTACCACTGCGAAAGAGTTACAACAGTTCATCGGCAACGTACTGGAGAATTCTTTCAGCGTCTGGGCCCCTTGGTCTTTATCAGCAACCAGCTACAGTATCGCCGGCGGGCCGGTGGATATTCATAGCGATCTTGACGTCTGGTTTGACCCTGCGAAAAGTGACTGGGCGCAACAGTGCAATATCATCAATGTTGATTTCATCGAAGAATCGCGCATTGTCGAGTTTTGCCGCGCAGCCAACCTGAACAAGGTGCGTCAGCGTAACGCCTGATCGGCCAACTTTACCTACTGGCACAAACGGACCGGAAAGAGGCATGATCGGCGGCGAGAACAAAAAAAGCGCCCCGCCATGACCCGAACCGCCCGCGTGACCGACCCTTCATACGAGTTGATGGATGACCATAACGGGTTGTCCATCATCTACCGCCAGCACGGTTTTCCATGCCCGCTGGTGCGCTGGCATTTCCACAAGGAATACGAGCTGCACCTGATCGTCGCCAGCTCCGGCAAGGTGTTCATCGGCGACTACATCGGCAATTTTTACCCCGAAACCCTGTTTCTCACCGGCCCTAACTTGCCGCACAACTGGATCAGCCAGGTGGCCGAGGACGAGGTCGTTGAGAAGCGCGACATGCTGGTCAACTTCACCGACGAGCTGTTCGAGAGTGGCCATCAGGTGTTTGCCGAACTGAAAACCCTGGCGCCCCTGCTGGAACGTGCGCAGTACGGCATCGAGTTTCGCTGCAAGCGTACCATCCGCCAGGCCATGACGCTCATGCAGCGAATCGCCGACAGCAAGGGCATCACCCGCCTCGGGCACTTTTTCATCCTGATGGAGTTGCTTGCCGCCAGCGATGATTTCCAGTTGTTGTCCGGCGCCACCACCCCGCAACTCGCCGATGAGCACAACATCGATCGCACCAACCGGGCGGTCGATTACATCTTCAGCCACTACGCCCGGGATATTTCGCTGGAAGAAGTCGCCGACCATCTGGGCATGACGCCGACTTATTTCAGTCGTGTATTCAAGCAGGCCACGGGGCGCAATTTCATCGAGTTCGTCAATCGCCTGCGCATCAGCAAATCCTGCGAGCTGCTGGCTGATGGTGACAAACCGGTGACCGAGGTGTGTTTCGAATCCGGCTTCAACAATATTTCCAATTTCAATCGGCGCTTTCAGCAGCTCAAAGGTATGACGCCGTCGCATTACCGCCGGCTCGCGGTGCAGCGCCTGACTGAACAGAACCACCACTGACAACCCAATTCCCCTGTAGGAGTGAGCCTGCTCGCGATAGCGGTGGGACAGCTTGCAAAAATGCTGGCTGACATTCCGCTATCGCGAGCAGGCTCACTCCTACAAGGGGCTGTGTCGGCATCAAAAACCTGTACGCATTCGATAGCACCTCGGCGCTGAAAAGCCCTTCTCTGCATTCACCACGTCAAAGCCCAGTGCAAAAAAGTATCGACAAAAGTGCTAGGGATGATTTGTCAGTCCTGCAATTGAAGGCTGTAATCAGCGCACATTCTTCCTGCACAGGAAGACACAAAAACAATAACTGTCCTTCTGTAACCCGCTGGGTGCAGAAAAGGAGTGCACGATGCAACCGACTGCAAAAGCTCTGCTTGCCCTCACCTGCATGACCCTCAGCAGCGTCAGCCTTGGCGCCCAGACCCTGACCATCGCCACCGTCAACAACAGCGACATGATCCGCATGCAAAAGCTCTCGAAAACCTTCGAGACCGAGCATCCGGACATCAAACTCAATTGGGTCGTGCTGGAAGAAAACGTCCTGCGCCAACGCCTGACCACCGACATCGCCACTCAGGGCGGGCAGTTCGACGTGTTGACCATCGGCATGTACGAAGCGGCACTGTGGGGCGCCAAAGGCTGGCTGGAACCGAT
This region of Pseudomonas sp. R84 genomic DNA includes:
- a CDS encoding AraC family transcriptional regulator, with the translated sequence MTRTARVTDPSYELMDDHNGLSIIYRQHGFPCPLVRWHFHKEYELHLIVASSGKVFIGDYIGNFYPETLFLTGPNLPHNWISQVAEDEVVEKRDMLVNFTDELFESGHQVFAELKTLAPLLERAQYGIEFRCKRTIRQAMTLMQRIADSKGITRLGHFFILMELLAASDDFQLLSGATTPQLADEHNIDRTNRAVDYIFSHYARDISLEEVADHLGMTPTYFSRVFKQATGRNFIEFVNRLRISKSCELLADGDKPVTEVCFESGFNNISNFNRRFQQLKGMTPSHYRRLAVQRLTEQNHH